In the genome of Myroides phaeus, one region contains:
- the fumC gene encoding class II fumarate hydratase, with product MDYRIEKDTIGEVNVPNDKYWGAQTERSKNNFKIGPEASMPHEIIEAFAFLKKAAAFANFDLGVLTQNKRDAIAQVCDEIIANKLNEHFPLVIWQTGSGTQSNMNVNEVIANRAQVLAGFEIGKGETVIKANDDVNKSQSSNDTYPTAMHIAAYKAVIEHTIPGVTQLRNTLHSRSILYKDVVKIGRTHLMDATPLTLGQELSGYVAQLDYGLKALNNTLDHLSELALGGTAVGTGLNTPEGYDQKVAQYIADFTKLPFKTAPNKFEALAAHDAIVETHGALKQLAVSLFKIANDIRLLASGPRSGIGEILIPANEPGSSIMPGKVNPTQCEALTMVAAQVLGNDTTIAFCGTQGHFELNVFKPVMAANFLQSAKLIGDACISFDIHCAAGIEPNTPRIQELLNNSLMLVTALNTKIGYYKAAEIAQTAHKNGSTLKEEAVRLGYVTAEEFDKWVDPKLMVGKIKL from the coding sequence ATGGACTACAGAATAGAAAAGGATACGATTGGAGAGGTTAATGTTCCTAATGATAAATATTGGGGAGCGCAAACAGAACGTTCTAAAAACAACTTTAAAATTGGTCCTGAGGCATCTATGCCACACGAAATCATAGAAGCTTTTGCTTTTTTAAAAAAGGCGGCTGCTTTTGCAAACTTTGATTTAGGAGTTTTAACTCAAAATAAAAGAGACGCTATTGCACAAGTATGTGATGAAATAATTGCTAATAAATTAAACGAACACTTCCCCCTGGTAATCTGGCAAACAGGTTCTGGTACACAATCCAATATGAATGTGAATGAAGTTATTGCTAATCGCGCACAAGTATTAGCTGGTTTTGAAATTGGAAAGGGAGAGACTGTAATTAAAGCTAATGATGATGTAAACAAATCCCAATCATCTAATGATACTTATCCTACCGCTATGCATATTGCTGCATATAAAGCGGTGATTGAGCATACAATACCTGGAGTTACACAATTGAGAAATACATTACACAGCAGATCTATTTTGTATAAAGATGTTGTAAAAATCGGACGAACTCATCTTATGGATGCTACTCCTTTAACTTTAGGACAAGAACTATCGGGATATGTAGCTCAATTAGATTATGGGTTAAAAGCTCTAAATAACACATTAGATCACTTATCTGAATTAGCATTAGGTGGTACCGCAGTTGGAACAGGATTGAATACTCCTGAAGGATACGACCAAAAAGTAGCACAATACATTGCTGACTTCACTAAACTTCCTTTTAAAACGGCTCCTAATAAATTTGAAGCGTTAGCGGCTCATGATGCTATTGTAGAAACACACGGAGCACTTAAACAATTGGCTGTTTCACTTTTTAAAATTGCCAATGATATTCGCTTATTAGCTTCTGGTCCTCGTTCGGGTATAGGAGAAATCTTAATTCCAGCTAACGAACCTGGTTCTTCTATTATGCCAGGAAAAGTAAATCCTACACAATGTGAAGCTCTTACAATGGTAGCTGCTCAGGTCTTAGGAAACGATACTACTATAGCTTTTTGTGGTACACAAGGTCATTTTGAACTAAATGTATTTAAACCTGTAATGGCTGCAAACTTTTTACAATCTGCTAAGCTAATAGGCGATGCTTGTATTTCTTTCGACATTCATTGTGCCGCTGGTATTGAACCTAATACACCACGTATACAAGAATTGTTAAACAACTCTTTGATGTTGGTTACAGCACTAAATACCAAAATAGGATACTATAAAGCGGCTGAAATAGCACAGACGGCTCATAAAAATGGTAGTACTCTAAAAGAAGAGGCTGTTAGATTGGGTTATGTAACTGCTGAAGAATTTGACAAATGGGTAGACCCTAAACTAATGGTTGGAAAAATTAAACTATAA
- the arsC gene encoding arsenate reductase (glutaredoxin) (This arsenate reductase requires both glutathione and glutaredoxin to convert arsenate to arsenite, after which the efflux transporter formed by ArsA and ArsB can extrude the arsenite from the cell, providing resistance.), with the protein MITIYHNPRCSKSRESIAFMEQQGVAYKIIKYLEADLTESDVKTILKKLNYNPIELVRTKDALWKDTFGDETLSDEEIIEAMVNNPKLIERPIVVNGGKAVIARPTEKIHEIL; encoded by the coding sequence ATGATAACAATTTACCACAATCCGCGTTGTAGCAAATCACGCGAAAGTATTGCTTTCATGGAACAACAAGGCGTAGCTTACAAAATTATAAAATATTTAGAAGCTGACCTTACAGAATCAGATGTAAAGACAATTCTTAAAAAACTTAACTACAATCCAATTGAGTTAGTACGTACAAAAGACGCTTTATGGAAAGATACTTTTGGAGATGAAACCTTAAGTGATGAAGAAATTATTGAAGCAATGGTTAACAATCCTAAACTAATTGAAAGACCTATTGTTGTTAATGGAGGAAAAGCTGTAATAGCACGACCAACAGAAAAGATTCACGAAATACTTTAG
- a CDS encoding CPBP family intramembrane glutamic endopeptidase, with product MGFIEQLLRKNNKQKLWHYLPFSLFFLGIMFLNWVSIRFSRVSTNEIIKMNIEKYGKNINFLITIGPLVFMLVFLIVWVLAVHKQSLKSLTTSRFKVDLKRVLFSFSLWSLVIIGFFVYSFIDSPADFEFNLKIGPFLVFFIFAIILIPLQTSFEEYFMRAYLMQGIGLATRSRAIALFATSIIFGLMHLGNPEVEKVGLIIMTYYIGTGFFLGIITLMDDGIELALGFHAANNLIGVLLVTADWTAFQTNSIFVNVNQDNEIAIWEYIIQLGVVLPLVVFIFAKKYGWKNWKHQLFGKVIEQN from the coding sequence ATGGGATTTATTGAGCAATTATTGAGAAAAAATAATAAACAAAAGTTATGGCATTATTTACCATTTTCTTTGTTTTTTTTGGGAATTATGTTTTTGAATTGGGTGTCAATTCGATTTTCTCGGGTTTCTACGAACGAAATTATAAAGATGAATATCGAAAAATATGGTAAAAACATTAATTTTTTGATAACAATAGGACCTTTGGTCTTTATGTTAGTGTTTCTTATTGTATGGGTATTAGCTGTTCATAAACAAAGTTTAAAAAGTTTAACCACCTCTCGTTTTAAAGTAGATTTGAAGAGAGTATTGTTTTCTTTTAGTTTATGGAGTTTGGTTATTATTGGTTTTTTTGTGTATTCCTTTATAGATAGTCCAGCTGATTTTGAGTTTAATTTAAAGATTGGACCCTTTTTAGTGTTCTTCATTTTTGCAATTATTTTAATTCCATTGCAAACGAGTTTTGAAGAATACTTTATGCGTGCTTATTTAATGCAGGGAATAGGATTGGCAACTCGCAGTAGAGCTATAGCTTTATTTGCTACATCTATTATTTTTGGATTAATGCATTTAGGAAATCCAGAAGTAGAGAAGGTAGGCTTGATTATAATGACTTATTATATCGGTACTGGTTTTTTCCTTGGTATTATAACCTTAATGGATGATGGTATAGAGTTGGCATTAGGATTCCATGCAGCAAATAATTTAATTGGAGTGTTATTAGTTACAGCAGATTGGACAGCTTTTCAAACTAATTCAATATTCGTTAATGTAAATCAGGATAATGAAATTGCAATATGGGAATATATTATACAATTAGGGGTAGTATTACCACTTGTTGTGTTCATTTTTGCTAAGAAGTATGGTTGGAAAAACTGGAAGCATCAGTTGTTTGGAAAGGTAATTGAACAGAATTAA
- a CDS encoding peptidoglycan-binding protein LysM: MRKKCSFFIGLVLLTGGVVSGFKKYETMLLEEYKIVPESPLSYEFPTSEEESETANGKLVAIPFIGKSYVGFKQALAVRESYGLYKIVNSYGYMGKYQFGKLALRSIGITDTSDFLDNPLKQEKAFDALVSKNKWILRKEIEKFDGKRIGGISITESGILAAAHLGGAGSVKKFLNSNGLNSFEDGFGTSIRTYLKTFSGYDTSEITAVKDAMVSL; the protein is encoded by the coding sequence ATGAGAAAAAAATGTTCTTTTTTTATCGGTCTTGTTTTATTAACAGGAGGTGTTGTATCAGGTTTCAAAAAGTATGAAACTATGTTATTAGAAGAGTACAAAATAGTACCTGAATCACCCTTATCATATGAGTTTCCAACAAGTGAAGAAGAGTCGGAAACTGCAAATGGAAAGTTAGTAGCAATACCGTTTATCGGAAAGAGTTATGTCGGTTTTAAACAGGCATTGGCAGTGCGAGAATCTTACGGATTATACAAAATTGTAAATTCTTATGGGTACATGGGAAAATATCAATTTGGAAAATTAGCACTACGTTCAATTGGTATTACTGATACAAGTGATTTTCTTGATAATCCTTTGAAACAAGAGAAAGCATTTGATGCTTTAGTTTCAAAAAATAAATGGATATTAAGAAAAGAGATTGAAAAATTTGACGGAAAACGTATAGGAGGAATCTCAATTACAGAATCAGGTATTTTAGCTGCGGCTCACTTAGGTGGGGCAGGTTCTGTAAAAAAGTTTTTAAACAGCAATGGTTTAAATAGCTTTGAAGATGGGTTCGGTACTTCAATACGTACTTATTTAAAAACTTTTAGTGGATATGATACATCTGAAATTACAGCAGTAAAAGATGCAATGGTTTCACTATAG
- the glsA gene encoding glutaminase A, with protein sequence MKRNNVCNLILSWVVACMVSFGGTAYAKKIIRTGDNTNQISKEMLTRILEKNRVYKTEGVVADYIPELGKMNPNLMAFSVVKPNGEVVNVGDVSQKFTMQSISKIISLMIAVQEKGESEVFSRMGYYGTDKPFNHYANLETKGKPLNPMMNAGAILTTALLEGEKDVPFQKILDLVRYITKNDKIDYSHEVFMSEKETGHRNRGIFYLLKNNGLIEGEEDKLDNYFKQCSIEVTAEDLAKIGYFFANQCTRFDGDDKYKDSAMSRLVQSQMLVAGMYDFSGEYARTVGLPSKSGVGGGISVSVPGKIGIGTFSPGLDKQGNSIVGYHMILDLVNELNLNLFQ encoded by the coding sequence ATGAAGAGAAATAATGTGTGTAACCTTATCCTTAGTTGGGTAGTGGCTTGTATGGTGTCTTTCGGTGGAACAGCTTACGCAAAAAAGATTATTAGAACAGGAGATAATACTAATCAGATTTCAAAAGAAATGCTGACTCGTATTTTAGAGAAGAATAGAGTGTATAAAACAGAAGGTGTTGTAGCTGACTATATTCCAGAATTAGGAAAGATGAATCCAAACTTAATGGCGTTCTCTGTTGTTAAACCAAATGGAGAAGTAGTTAATGTTGGTGATGTATCTCAAAAATTCACGATGCAAAGTATTTCTAAGATTATTTCATTGATGATTGCAGTTCAAGAGAAAGGTGAGAGTGAAGTGTTTTCTCGTATGGGATATTACGGAACTGACAAGCCTTTTAATCACTATGCAAATTTAGAAACAAAAGGTAAACCATTAAACCCAATGATGAATGCAGGGGCTATTTTAACTACTGCTTTATTAGAAGGAGAGAAAGATGTACCGTTTCAAAAGATTCTTGATTTAGTACGCTATATAACTAAAAATGATAAAATAGACTATAGTCACGAAGTATTTATGTCTGAAAAGGAAACAGGACACCGCAATAGAGGTATTTTCTATTTACTAAAGAATAACGGACTGATTGAGGGAGAAGAGGATAAATTAGACAACTATTTCAAACAATGTTCTATTGAGGTTACAGCAGAGGACTTAGCTAAAATTGGTTATTTCTTTGCTAATCAGTGTACACGTTTTGACGGAGATGACAAGTATAAAGATTCGGCTATGTCTCGTTTAGTTCAATCGCAAATGCTTGTGGCTGGAATGTACGATTTTAGTGGAGAATATGCTCGTACTGTTGGTTTACCAAGTAAGTCTGGAGTTGGTGGAGGAATTTCAGTTAGTGTTCCAGGTAAGATAGGAATAGGTACTTTTAGTCCTGGCTTAGATAAACAAGGAAACTCAATCGTTGGTTACCATATGATTTTGGATTTAGTAAATGAGCTAAACTTAAATTTATTTCAATAG
- a CDS encoding TonB-dependent receptor domain-containing protein, translating to MKRLKTTKVLLMLFSLFIGITALAQNSKSSTLSGTVVEAATNLPLEYASIFAQNEKNENIVSGGMTDAKGNYSFTVPDGTYFVKIEYLGFKTIELHNIIVNGNTNMGTQKVTGDTELLSEVVVIAEKSTVDIKLDKKVYNVGQDMIVKGGTAGDVLDNVPSITVDSEGAVSLRGNENVKVLIDGKPTGLANNIQEAMRILSAESIDKVEVITNPSARYEAEGGAGIINIILKKGKAQGLNGNITGTVGDPRNYGLSGNLNIRGEKYNFYTTLGYRDSKSKGYGVNDNQYFDANGNTTQFINEYKDNKKERQVYNGMFGLDYYITPSFTWSNSVSVRRNNGTAPNSVDYQYYDANHELQYNRERLQNTKSTWNSVEYTTSFEKKFKKDDHKLTVEGTISQDKSDDTSHISDINEFLNKTSFERNSNDDKYKSGIVRLDYTLPVGENGHFEAGYLGTFKNTRNDYKFTNLVNNQWIDTKNMSNILEYKEQVNAFYTQYGNKITDKINYMVGLRWESSNIDVNQLSSNDYNNKKYNDFFPSVFLNYEISPSSSVSASYSRRIMRPRGFFLNPFSNYTSDINYFQGNPDLDPAKTNAFDLGFITRWSGFTLSASAYFNRTDDTFQFVKRINGTTANGTPITVSSPINLATENRYGLDFTLNYSPYKWWRLNGNFNLYNSETKGDYTFTDLDGTSQTQNFDKNTFAWFTRISSKVTLPYKIDWQANGMYRSPFNTAQGKVLGNLSANTSLSKDFLKEKATITVNVSDIFNSRKREMDINLPQSFSHSEMQWRGRQVSLSFTYRFNQTKNDRKKQQRGGEGESDQGEMMMM from the coding sequence ATGAAAAGATTAAAAACTACAAAAGTTCTCCTGATGCTGTTTTCACTGTTTATAGGAATAACAGCATTAGCGCAGAACTCAAAATCAAGTACTTTATCTGGTACTGTAGTAGAAGCGGCAACAAACCTTCCTTTAGAGTATGCCAGTATTTTTGCTCAAAATGAGAAAAATGAAAATATTGTATCTGGTGGAATGACAGATGCAAAAGGGAACTATTCTTTTACTGTTCCTGATGGTACATACTTTGTAAAAATCGAGTACTTAGGATTTAAAACTATCGAACTTCATAATATTATTGTCAATGGCAATACAAATATGGGAACACAAAAAGTAACTGGTGATACAGAATTACTTAGTGAAGTTGTGGTTATAGCGGAAAAATCTACTGTTGACATTAAATTAGACAAAAAAGTTTATAATGTTGGACAAGATATGATTGTCAAAGGAGGAACTGCTGGAGATGTTTTAGACAATGTGCCGTCAATTACTGTTGACAGTGAGGGTGCTGTAAGTTTACGTGGAAACGAAAATGTAAAGGTACTTATTGATGGTAAGCCAACAGGACTTGCAAATAACATTCAAGAAGCTATGCGTATTCTGTCTGCTGAGTCTATTGACAAAGTAGAGGTTATTACTAATCCATCTGCTCGTTATGAGGCAGAAGGTGGTGCTGGTATTATTAATATCATCTTGAAAAAAGGAAAAGCGCAAGGTTTAAATGGTAATATTACTGGAACTGTTGGAGATCCTCGTAACTATGGTTTAAGTGGAAACTTAAATATTAGAGGTGAAAAATACAACTTCTATACAACACTTGGGTATAGAGATAGTAAAAGCAAAGGATATGGAGTTAACGACAACCAATATTTTGACGCTAACGGAAATACTACGCAATTCATTAATGAGTACAAAGACAATAAAAAAGAAAGACAAGTTTACAACGGAATGTTTGGTTTAGACTATTACATCACTCCTTCATTTACTTGGTCGAATAGCGTTAGTGTACGTAGAAATAATGGTACTGCTCCTAATAGTGTAGATTATCAATACTACGATGCTAATCACGAGCTACAATATAATCGCGAGAGATTACAAAACACTAAATCAACTTGGAACAGTGTTGAGTACACAACTTCATTTGAAAAGAAATTCAAAAAAGATGACCACAAATTAACTGTTGAAGGGACTATCTCTCAAGATAAGAGTGATGACACATCGCATATATCAGATATCAATGAGTTTTTAAATAAAACATCATTTGAAAGAAATTCTAACGATGATAAATATAAATCTGGTATTGTACGTTTAGACTATACTCTTCCTGTTGGTGAAAACGGGCATTTTGAAGCAGGATATTTAGGTACATTTAAAAATACAAGAAACGACTATAAATTTACAAATCTTGTAAATAATCAATGGATTGACACTAAAAATATGTCTAACATATTAGAGTATAAAGAGCAAGTAAATGCATTTTATACGCAGTATGGTAATAAGATTACAGACAAGATTAACTATATGGTTGGACTTCGTTGGGAATCAAGCAATATTGATGTAAACCAATTGTCAAGCAATGATTACAACAATAAAAAATACAATGACTTCTTTCCAAGTGTATTTTTAAATTATGAAATCTCGCCATCAAGTAGTGTTAGTGCAAGTTATAGTAGACGTATTATGCGCCCAAGAGGATTCTTTTTAAATCCTTTCTCTAACTATACCAGTGATATTAACTACTTCCAAGGTAACCCTGATTTAGATCCTGCAAAAACAAATGCTTTTGATTTAGGATTTATAACAAGATGGAGTGGATTTACATTAAGTGCTTCTGCTTATTTCAACAGAACAGATGATACGTTCCAATTCGTTAAGAGAATTAATGGAACTACAGCTAATGGAACACCTATTACAGTTAGTTCTCCTATTAACTTAGCTACAGAAAACAGATATGGTTTAGACTTTACTTTAAATTATTCACCTTACAAATGGTGGAGACTTAATGGTAACTTCAACTTATACAACTCTGAAACAAAAGGAGATTATACATTTACTGACTTAGATGGTACAAGTCAAACTCAAAACTTTGACAAAAATACATTTGCTTGGTTTACAAGAATATCATCGAAAGTAACGCTACCATACAAAATTGATTGGCAAGCAAATGGTATGTACAGATCACCGTTTAATACAGCGCAAGGAAAAGTATTAGGTAATTTATCAGCGAATACTTCTTTGAGTAAGGATTTCTTAAAAGAAAAAGCAACTATTACTGTAAATGTAAGTGATATCTTCAACTCAAGAAAAAGAGAAATGGATATTAACTTACCACAATCTTTCTCTCATAGTGAAATGCAATGGAGAGGTCGTCAAGTGAGCTTATCATTTACTTATAGATTTAATCAAACTAAAAATGATCGTAAAAAGCAACAAAGAGGTGGTGAAGGAGAAAGTGATCAAGGAGAAATGATGATGATGTAA
- a CDS encoding AMP-binding protein → MSLNYIHPEFRLNDQSYGIDELCSLANKMILSTEEYLVDLGNLILQWFDNRDFVILTTSGTTGPPKQIQLKKEAMVCSAKATGTFFDIKSGDTALLCMSTKFVGGKLMFIRALLLGWQLDVIAPSSSPLKGNEKVYDFVAMVPMQVENSIEELSNVKKIIIGGAKVNAALTEKLIPLSTQVYETYGMTETITHIAAKRVGTEVFSVLSHATVMQDDRGCLVIDAPAVNSELVITNDLVELIDNSHFKWMGRADNVINSGGVKLFPEQIEEKLSKRIPYRFFVIGKEDDYLGNKLVLVIESTPYNLSEDVYSELSKFEKPREVQFVEKFIETESGKIIRNKNIH, encoded by the coding sequence ATGAGTTTAAATTATATACACCCAGAGTTTAGATTAAATGATCAATCTTATGGAATAGATGAACTATGTTCGTTGGCTAATAAGATGATTTTAAGTACAGAAGAATACTTAGTTGATTTAGGGAATCTGATCTTACAATGGTTTGATAATCGTGATTTTGTTATCTTAACAACTTCAGGAACGACGGGACCTCCAAAGCAGATTCAGTTAAAAAAGGAGGCAATGGTTTGCTCAGCCAAAGCAACTGGTACTTTTTTTGATATTAAATCTGGTGACACAGCACTTTTGTGTATGTCAACAAAGTTCGTAGGAGGAAAACTAATGTTTATCAGAGCTCTTTTATTAGGATGGCAGTTGGATGTGATAGCACCATCGTCTTCTCCTTTAAAGGGTAATGAAAAGGTTTATGATTTCGTTGCAATGGTTCCAATGCAGGTAGAAAACTCAATTGAAGAGTTGAGTAATGTAAAGAAGATAATTATTGGAGGAGCTAAAGTAAATGCAGCATTAACTGAGAAGTTAATACCACTAAGTACCCAAGTTTATGAAACGTATGGGATGACTGAAACGATTACTCATATTGCAGCTAAGCGAGTAGGAACTGAAGTGTTTTCTGTTTTATCACACGCAACTGTGATGCAAGATGACCGAGGTTGTTTAGTTATTGATGCGCCAGCTGTCAATTCTGAATTAGTGATTACCAATGATTTGGTTGAATTGATAGATAATTCTCATTTTAAATGGATGGGGAGAGCAGATAATGTAATTAATAGTGGGGGTGTGAAACTTTTTCCTGAGCAAATAGAAGAAAAGTTGTCAAAAAGAATTCCTTATCGTTTCTTTGTTATTGGAAAAGAGGATGATTATCTGGGAAATAAACTTGTGTTGGTGATTGAAAGTACACCTTATAACCTATCAGAAGATGTGTATAGTGAACTTTCAAAATTTGAAAAACCAAGAGAAGTTCAGTTTGTAGAGAAGTTTATTGAAACTGAATCAGGTAAAATCATCAGGAATAAGAATATTCATTAA
- the trpB gene encoding tryptophan synthase subunit beta → MKYQVDQNGFYGNYGGAFIPEALNPIITKLQNEYVQIIQEPSFQKEMEELLKDYVGRPTPLYFAKGLSKKYNTKVYLKREDLCHTGAHKINNTIGQILLAKKLGKNKIVAETGAGQHGVATATVCALMGMECIVYMGALDIARQAPNVARMKMLGAEVRAAESGAKTLKEAVDEALMYWVENPDDTFYLIGSAVGPHPYPDMVSRFQSVISKEIRKQLLEKEGKEEPDYIIACVGGGSNAVGAFYHFLEDSNVKLIVAEGGGEGADTDKTAATSFVGKAGVLHGSKTLFMQDEQGEPLEAYSVSAGLDYPGFGPLYAHMKEQNRAEFYAIKDDEAMQAGLNLCKDEGIIPAIESSHALAVLEQRKFKEDDIVVINLSGRGDKDLDNYRSYFNF, encoded by the coding sequence ATGAAATATCAAGTAGATCAAAACGGTTTTTATGGAAATTATGGTGGAGCATTTATTCCGGAAGCTTTAAATCCAATTATTACAAAGTTGCAAAATGAGTATGTGCAAATTATTCAAGAGCCAAGTTTTCAGAAAGAAATGGAGGAGTTGTTAAAAGATTATGTAGGGCGTCCGACTCCACTGTACTTTGCAAAGGGACTTTCAAAAAAATACAATACAAAAGTTTACCTTAAGCGTGAGGATTTATGTCATACTGGTGCTCATAAGATTAATAATACAATCGGACAGATTTTATTAGCTAAGAAACTTGGTAAAAATAAGATTGTAGCAGAAACAGGAGCAGGTCAACACGGTGTAGCAACAGCTACTGTATGTGCTTTGATGGGAATGGAGTGTATTGTTTATATGGGAGCTTTAGATATTGCAAGACAAGCACCTAATGTAGCGCGTATGAAAATGCTTGGAGCTGAGGTTCGTGCTGCGGAATCAGGGGCTAAAACATTAAAAGAAGCTGTTGATGAGGCATTAATGTACTGGGTAGAAAATCCAGATGATACGTTTTACCTAATTGGTTCGGCAGTAGGTCCACACCCTTATCCTGATATGGTAAGTCGTTTTCAATCTGTTATATCTAAAGAAATTCGCAAGCAATTATTAGAGAAAGAAGGCAAAGAAGAACCAGATTATATTATTGCTTGTGTTGGAGGAGGTAGTAACGCAGTTGGTGCTTTTTACCACTTCTTAGAAGATAGTAATGTTAAGCTGATTGTAGCTGAAGGTGGTGGAGAAGGTGCAGATACCGATAAAACAGCAGCAACGTCATTTGTAGGTAAAGCAGGTGTGTTACACGGAAGTAAAACATTGTTTATGCAAGATGAGCAAGGGGAGCCCTTAGAAGCATATTCTGTATCAGCTGGTTTAGACTATCCAGGATTTGGTCCGTTATATGCGCATATGAAAGAACAAAATAGAGCAGAGTTTTATGCTATTAAAGATGACGAAGCAATGCAAGCAGGTTTAAACTTATGTAAAGATGAAGGGATTATTCCGGCAATTGAAAGTTCACACGCCTTAGCTGTGTTAGAACAGAGAAAGTTTAAAGAAGATGATATTGTGGTAATTAACTTATCAGGTAGAGGAGATAAGGACTTAGATAATTATAGAAGTTACTTTAATTTTTAA
- a CDS encoding nucleoside-diphosphate kinase, with amino-acid sequence MATNRTFTMIKPDAVEAGNIGGILNMITEAGFKIVSMKLTQLTVRDAQKFYEVHAERPFYGELVEFMSRGPIVAAILEKDNAVEDFRKLIGATNPAEAAEGTIRKKYAKSIGENAVHGSDSDENAAIEGAFHFSGREQF; translated from the coding sequence ATGGCAACGAACAGAACTTTTACAATGATCAAACCTGATGCAGTTGAAGCAGGTAACATCGGAGGAATCTTAAACATGATTACAGAAGCAGGATTTAAAATCGTTTCAATGAAGTTAACTCAATTAACTGTTAGAGACGCTCAAAAATTCTACGAAGTACACGCAGAAAGACCATTCTACGGTGAATTAGTTGAATTCATGTCTAGAGGTCCAATCGTAGCAGCTATCTTAGAAAAAGACAACGCTGTTGAAGATTTCAGAAAATTAATCGGAGCTACTAACCCAGCTGAAGCTGCTGAAGGTACTATCCGTAAAAAATACGCTAAATCTATTGGTGAGAACGCAGTACACGGTTCTGATAGCGACGAAAACGCTGCTATCGAAGGTGCTTTCCACTTCTCAGGTAGAGAGCAATTCTAA
- a CDS encoding calcium:proton antiporter, with protein MNLKKLLSSIKVPLWSIIVPIVALLLIFFKSSLPDTVFTDILLGVFLIGSVLSAVHQAETVAHRVGEPYGTIILALAITVIEVSLIVSIMLSEGNDEPSFLARDTVFAAIMIILTGIMGICFWVGGYHHKEQNFIKQGVSTGLITLIAISTLTLILPNYTTSQPGNSYTNNQLIFVAIVSLILYAGFLAVQTVRHRNYFVAEEDNTNNNNENQDNDDHHEDVNIPTTVVAFIVLIIALVSVVLLSKKLSPVIESAVVDAGAPISLVGIIIAGVILLPEGLAAYKAAKRDQLQTSLNLAIGSALASIGLTIPAVAIVAYISGMTVALGIDAKSTLLLITSLATVYISISSGRTNIQHGIVLLVLFATYLFTTIAP; from the coding sequence ATGAATTTAAAAAAATTACTTTCATCTATTAAAGTACCTCTATGGAGTATTATTGTTCCAATAGTTGCTCTATTATTAATCTTCTTTAAATCTTCTTTACCAGATACAGTCTTTACAGATATTCTATTAGGAGTATTTTTAATTGGTTCTGTTTTGTCTGCAGTTCACCAAGCAGAAACTGTTGCACATAGAGTTGGAGAACCTTATGGTACTATTATTTTAGCATTAGCTATCACAGTAATTGAAGTATCACTTATTGTTTCTATTATGCTAAGTGAAGGTAATGATGAACCCTCGTTCTTAGCAAGAGATACAGTATTCGCTGCAATAATGATTATTCTTACAGGTATAATGGGGATTTGTTTTTGGGTTGGAGGATACCACCACAAAGAACAAAATTTCATCAAGCAAGGGGTGAGCACTGGTTTAATTACCTTAATTGCTATTTCAACTCTTACGTTAATTCTACCAAACTATACTACCAGTCAACCTGGAAATAGTTATACAAATAATCAGTTAATCTTTGTTGCTATAGTTTCTCTTATTCTTTACGCTGGTTTCTTAGCAGTACAAACTGTTCGACACAGAAATTACTTTGTTGCTGAAGAAGACAATACTAACAACAATAACGAAAATCAAGATAACGATGACCATCATGAAGATGTAAATATTCCAACAACAGTTGTTGCCTTTATCGTACTTATTATTGCTTTAGTTTCTGTAGTTTTACTTTCTAAAAAGCTATCACCAGTTATTGAAAGTGCTGTTGTTGATGCTGGTGCGCCAATTTCTTTAGTAGGTATTATCATTGCGGGAGTAATTTTATTACCAGAAGGATTAGCAGCGTACAAAGCAGCTAAAAGAGATCAACTACAAACAAGTTTAAACTTAGCTATTGGATCTGCTTTAGCTTCTATTGGACTAACAATTCCTGCTGTAGCCATTGTTGCCTACATCTCAGGAATGACAGTTGCATTAGGGATTGATGCAAAATCAACATTACTATTGATTACTTCTTTAGCAACGGTTTATATTTCTATTAGCTCAGGAAGAACGAATATTCAACACGGTATTGTTTTATTGGTATTATTTGCAACGTATTTGTTTACTACAATTGCACCATAG